A stretch of DNA from Manihot esculenta cultivar AM560-2 chromosome 7, M.esculenta_v8, whole genome shotgun sequence:
TTCCAAGGTGCAGTTTTTCTTCTAGCAATAAAGATCCTGCAATGGCTATAAGCACGAGAGACAAAGGATTGAAACTAGCCACGAAGACTGGCCCTCTCATGCTCACACACCAAGCAATAAGTGTCACAACCAACCCAGAGGTCACAATCCCCTGCAAACAAAGAATATTTctcatatatataaattattataaagaaaaaaaattaaaaattctgcTTACAGAATAAGCAACCGTCAGGAGCCTAAGGTTCCATCCTAGCTTCCACTGGTTCCAATTTCTGTCCATGCACAGGGACAAAGCGACACATTGGATTGATCCCATTAAAGACATTAATGCTGTGTTTGAATAGTAACATGGATATTTCCTGCTTATTTTTGTCTGCTtccaaaaacattaaaaaaaatcttaaaatcaAGTTTCAGATACGCAAGCTGCAAGCATTCAAGCAATTTCATTATTACTATAATGTTCTGAATTCACCTGAAGGATTAACCACAGTGCATAAGAGATGCAGCTGCCAAAAGCCAAGGAAGAACCCAGAAAATGATTCCCAGCAAAATGAGTTTTCTGAATCTGATGGTGGCTGTGTTTCAAGAGATGAAAATTTGTGGACCAAATTGTAATTTCCACACCTTTGTAAAAAGTTAAAAGCATAGCTCCACAAATTCCTATTGACAATCCTAATACTTTTGCCTTCCCTACAATTGTCTTCAATCCCAATTTCTCTAACCTGAAACCAAAGTTTTTCGCAAAATCATTACAGAACTTGTAATATCAGACAATGATTCTTCTGTTTCTCATCAAAATGATGAAACAAAGGTTACCCAAAAGAGGCTGCAAGGATTAATGTTATAGCAGGAACAAGCATGGTTATGGCAGCTGCAAATGTTGCAGATGTAAGAACTAGGCTTTCCAAGTACAAATTCTGAGCCAATGTTCCCCTATAAATAAATCAACCCAGAAGAAAAGTAAAGAAAAGCTCCAATATTTTATGAatggaataaaataaataaacatttataTCTATTTTTCTTTACCCAAACAGTCCACTGAAAAAAGATTGGACAAGTATCATCCATGTGAGTTTTGGCCTTTTCCTCCTATGGATATCAAAGCAAACATTCAGAAAATTAGTACAGAATCCATTGAAATTTTAACTGTAAACTATTAAAAAATTCTAGAGAGAACATTATTTCACTTACCTATCAAAGATGAGAGCCAAAGGAGCAATAAAAGCTGTGCTAAAAATCCAACGATAAGCCACAAGAACTCTCAGATTCATCCCATCATTTGCAGCCAACTTATAGAAAATATTCATTCCAGCATATGAAAATTGGATTACAATCATTACTATCACAGGCTTCAACCTATTTATAACTTCACTTGCATGCCTCAATATCTCCATGAGACCTCTGAAAAAGCTCACCCTACAAGAACGAGAAGGCCAAAAACATGAAGAAGATAAGAAGAATACAGAAAAGGGTATTTGTTAAAACTGATATAAATAGCCAGTGGTTTCCTCCAGAAGCAAGAAAAAGATTTGAAATTGCATTGCAGTTGTCTCCAGCTCCATTAAGACTTCTCCTGTGTAAAGGCTTATAGTCAGCACGTGGCAAGGATCTTCAAGCCTTATTTAACATATGTAAATTGATGGCTAGGGCAAGTTTACGAGCAATTATACAGTAAAGGTTATTCCTACACCGTTATGTAATTTTTCTAAGTTTACAGGTTTGATGGCATTAGATTTTGCAAGAATCGTGGCTTGTTCATGAGAGCACACAACTGCTTTAAGCATTCAATTCAGACATTATCTTCAGATTGGACAACgcgaaaaaaatagaaaaaatgggAAGAAAATAAGTTGGAGTGAAATTTTCTTCAATGGGTAAATCTTAGTTGGCAAGATTCAGTATTGGAATGGTCAATTTTCAAGTGATCATCTATCTTATATTATACTAAATAATGAAAACTTTTGAAAATTAATCTCTCTTCTCTTTCTGCATACTTGCTTTCTAGCTAAAATTATGCCGCATGCTTTTCTAGTTTTCGGAGCCATTTAATTTCCCTCCAGTACGTGGATAGAGCTATAGTATAACCAAATATGCTCTCTTACTTCGCATTACATCTAGATCGGCGGTAGTATAACCAAATATACTCTCTTACTTTACATCACATCACACGATCTAGACTGCTTTCCAATGAATCCAAATTTTGAGTCTATTCATCTGATTACAGTCTAAATTACGTgctgataaattaatttcaatcgTGATCTGAGTAATAGAAATCCAACTAtcactaaatataaaaaataatttttcatacaaactatgttgaatgaattttaataaatactaaTAAATTTGCATTCAGTATaacgatttattttttaaaaaaaataataacttataTGAGACCTTTTcaggtgaaaaaaaaaagttgtgcTTGACAACTTATATGCGTTGGAACTTGAAAAGGTTGTGATGTTTGTtttcttagaaaaaaaaaagaaaaaaaaagggaagaaagaaagaaaagaaaagaaattgtgatggaaaaatgagagggtgatgcAAGTACTCGAAAAAGccaaaaaaaagtaataaatgaAGAGTGTCCATATTGATTAGGGTTTGTTGGGATTTTAGAAAAACCGTGTCATTCACGAGAACCAAATGCTCCTCACTCCATTCAATCACTTCAAAACCCaaaacaaatttttaaaaaattaattaagctaataatttttatatgttattaattatatttattatttttttatttaccattttattactattttcttaattttttatttattttaaataaataaaatattttcaaaatattaattaaatgcaTATTATATTAGTGAAAGTCCATTCAACGAGGAAGCCGCCAGAAACAGGCTGGGTGGTAGTGAATTCCGATGGTAGTGCATTGTTGTCAGCAGGAAGGGCAAGTTGTGCAGGTTGTTTTCGAAACAATGAAGGTAGATGGCTTTTGGGCTTTCAACGGTTTTTGGGCAATTGTGGAGCAATGGAAGCTGAGCTATGGGGAATATATTATGCTTTAGTATTAGCATGGGATTCAGGGTGGAAGAAGAttgaaattcaaacggattCTCAACTCGCGTTAGATTTACTTGCAGGTAGAGGTGCAGGAGTTTTTAGAGTTGCTAATTTGGTGAGGAATTGTCgtgatcttatcaatagaagctGGGAAGTCAAGATGGTAAAAATTTACAGGGAAGCAAATGCGGTAGCGGATCGTTTGACTAGTTTAACCATTGGtgatgattttaatttgaaaattcatcaaTGGCCTCCtgttactattaattttttactggATGCTGATAGATTGGGGCTTTCATGGcctagattaataaaataagggtTCTATCcctctttttctaaaaaaaaaaaagtccatTCAACGAGGTATATTTGACCTATTATTAATGGCACCTACCTTATTTATGTTCCTTGCTCTTTTACTATGCAAGCAATTTTGTCTCTcaataatctttttttttttaatttactcttatttttattatacataattaatattttataatttttatttattttattttttatacatattaaaaaatattttattaaatattttaatatattatattatatttctgTTGCATTTTTGTCTCAATTTGACCATGCATGACGTCACCATTTTCCTTTATCATTTATGTTACAAATTtcataaattgattttttttttcttgattgaATCAGCCCTACAAATTATATCTCAAATCCAAACTTTttgcaaataataatttttatctttattaatttttaaaacttgaaACACGTGATTAAAAATTTGAAgttttatttaactatttttatttatttattagctaAAATATTGgtactataaatataaatagtatTGACACTTGGGCATATGGTTGAATGCACATATGGctcacatgcataaacttctccCTTACACCAACGTAACCAACTTACGTGTAAACTTATAAATCGATAAAATTAGAGGTGAgtagtattcgattcaaatcgaaaaaactaatcgaattgaattgatttaaaaatttagttcaattttttatatatttcagttcagtttttaattttagaaatttttgttattttgatttggtttaattttaatttaaaaaaataaaaaaaatcgaaccgaattaattagtgataataatatgttttttcaataatatagaaaaattaaatcatattaaaattaaaatattttaattaaattttaaaatattaaaaataaagtgtaaaaaataaaaaaaattatgaaaaattaaaaccgatcaaaccgaatcgaaccgaatcagacaggttcggttcgatttgatttctgaccaaaattgattcagttcaattttcataaatactaaaatttcagttttcaatttattcgattcggtttgattttgaaccgaaccaacCGAATGGTCACTTTTAAGTAACAtactatttgatttaaattgaaaaattaatcgaattaaattaatttatatttttatttatttataatataaaaaattaaatttaaaatattttaattaaattttaaaatattaaaaataaaaaatttattaaaaaacttcattaaatcgaatcaaaataatttaatttaaattgatttttattaaaaaataatttaatttaatttttataaatatataaaattttaatttttaatttatttaatttaatttgattgagagtaatttttatttatatatatttaaaaaaatagtaatttgTTTAACTTGCAAGTTTTAATATATAAGTAATATGGATATACCATTGAATAACTATTagtttgttaaattttaataaataaaaaatattaatattaacttATAATAATTGAGAGTTTAATACATTAATggagtaaaattttatttttaaataagatgATAAAAATCATGTCTACTGTAATAGAAATTTTAAGAATAGTGAatgcaaaattttattttttaacggGATAACgcaaaagaaattttaattatttatattttaataaatatatctaaaaattaattaatatattttaaattaatcacataaattcatttattttactattaaatttaaccATTAAATTATCTATATTTAGCGTTAGAAGTTATTGATAGAAGGTAAAAGGGCATTTGATTACGGCTGAATTTCTCCATCCCATTACGAAGTCGGGCCGATAGTCGCAGTCCACAATCAAGAGGTTCCTAAACCCCTAAATAAATCAGGCCCAACCCGTTCGACCTCCAGATTGGACTCCTATTTAAGTCACTCAATCAGACCGGTCCGGTCCATTTCAACCTTAAAGCCAGCCCTTTTCTAGATTCTGATCTTTTTCCCTCAAACCTGTTCACACGAAAAAGAGACTGCAGGTCCAGTCATTTCACAACCCGGTCCACTCGCACGCCGAAGGAAATTAAATACTTGTCTGACATAGGGATGATCCTGGAGTTATCCGTACGTACAGACCTGCACCAAGGGGTAGGTGATCCTATAGGGAAGGGCCATCTCGCGTGAGGGAGAAAAAAGGAGGGTAAAAGGGAGAAAAAACTCTCCTCTaaggttaattttttttaaattcacaaaattcttgtaaaattctatttttctgAATTTCAGATTATCAgttatcaaaaaattatttatattttttattactgatattttatagttaaatttaactgttaaattaaaatttcatacgataaaaaaataatattttaatataattaataattaaaaatttttaaaatttttattctaaataaaaatttaaaaataaaataaattaaatttttataaaattcttgaTTTTTAACAAAGAGTGAACGAATAAACCCAAGAGAAAGAATAGAGAAGCCTTTCATTCAGCGCCAAAGACTTCAGCTGCTTTCTTGCATGATTATTAATTtggtaatttttctttttataaataactACTTTAGCATATACTAAAATTGTTTCAATCTAATTATTtggataatttaaatatataataattatttacatataatattaagtataaaaaagttaaaaaaaaaacttgcaaTTGGGTATGAAGATCTCAACTTTAAATATAAGCACAGGGAAAACTTCTTTTATATACTTAtatagaaataatataaaaaaaaattattgtctaaattatatttatatagactcgttataaaataataatgagagtcatataaaattttatatatttataaaataagcagaataattcttaattattataaaaattaacagaaagtttcattaataaagttttaaaatattaaaaaattttaatatatattttaaaataaaaaattaattagtgaatattttcataattcaaatattaaatagaaaatttctttttaattttatcgtcttttattattttattttgttttttatcaTATTAGATTTATTCGGATGAACTTattattagttatttattttaattatttctctaaaattaaaattctattttctttaattttagagttttttctctttttacatttttatttttttataaattaaaactttaatcattgattttttttatttaaaatcatgaataattttttttatcaatagagTTTGATAATGtagctaatttttaaaatgataatattttgaatatttttttggttatccaaaataataatttaccaaTTATTATTTCACTTTCCTAAGATTAAATATGAAtagaaattttcaattttttatttattttttacaattgaTTAATGGacagtttaattttttacatattaaaaaaaagaaaaattaattaattatataaaagatcattatttataaaaaataagaaaaaattgacaatttataaaaaaaattaacaattaataaaataataataaaataagtcgGCTATCAAACCGACTTActgttttatttctatttctatAACTTCTTGTATTAGGTTTTCCTATTCCTCTGAGGACACGCTGTTATAAGTTTCCCTCTATAAATAATCAAACCCATCGCCATCCCCAGCTCCGATTCAATTCTCTCCGTCGGTGTAATCTCCACGGCAACAATGGCGAAGCTTCCTTCAACATCCGAAACCAGCACAACCcacaagaagaagatgaagaaaatCTCATTCTCAGACTGGGAAGTGCACGTTGCTCACCTGCTTCTGCAACTGAGCAATAATGTCCACAGCCTCCACCACCACGGAGGTGGCGATAGTGGCCGGGAAGAAAGctttggagaagaagaagatgggtATCCAAAACGAAGGATTAAGAAGTTGAAATTGGTTGATCAGATTTACAAGTCCAGTAAACCCATTACTTGCTAGAAAAGCAAGCtgtgggatttttttttttttttttttttttgtatatttttgCTTGTTCAATTATAATACAGAATATAGAAGTTCATGCAAGGTCTGAAAAAATTTTGTATCTTCCTGttttttaatcttaattaaGCACTGTAATTAGGCTATTTttgtttttgtgattttttttatatttaagaaaattatcaataaaaaatagttttttaaactttacgaaaatttattttatttttttataaacaaatttatttatatgtatcttttttttttaaataaaatgctaAGTTCTGAAAGGAtaatctaataaataaaatttcaaaatttaaacgaGGTATATCGTAAAACAGATAAGAGGTACCTTTTCTTCCCATATATAAAGTTCACGTACTACTcatatgtatttaaaaaaaaaaaaaaactttttgattcatgataaaattataaaaaaaaaatgaataaagttaggctttttct
This window harbors:
- the LOC110619726 gene encoding WAT1-related protein At1g25270 isoform X2; translated protein: MEILRHASEVINRLKPVIVMIVIQFSYAGMNIFYKLAANDGMNLRVLVAYRWIFSTAFIAPLALIFDRRKRPKLTWMILVQSFFSGLFGGTLAQNLYLESLVLTSATFAAAITMLVPAITLILAASFGLEKLGLKTIVGKAKVLGLSIGICGAMLLTFYKGVEITIWSTNFHLLKHSHHQIQKTHFAGNHFLGSSLAFGSCISYALWLILQTKISRKYPCYYSNTALMSLMGSIQCVALSLCMDRNWNQWKLGWNLRLLTVAYSGIVTSGLVVTLIAWCVSMRGPVFVASFNPLSLVLIAIAGSLLLEEKLHLGREQHHRGRVDSVWTILGAMGSKQGDEGKS
- the LOC110619726 gene encoding WAT1-related protein At1g25270 isoform X1, with amino-acid sequence MEILRHASEVINRLKPVIVMIVIQFSYAGMNIFYKLAANDGMNLRVLVAYRWIFSTAFIAPLALIFDRRKRPKLTWMILVQSFFSGLFGGTLAQNLYLESLVLTSATFAAAITMLVPAITLILAASFGLEKLGLKTIVGKAKVLGLSIGICGAMLLTFYKGVEITIWSTNFHLLKHSHHQIQKTHFAGNHFLGSSLAFGSCISYALWLILQTKISRKYPCYYSNTALMSLMGSIQCVALSLCMDRNWNQWKLGWNLRLLTVAYSGIVTSGLVVTLIAWCVSMRGPVFVASFNPLSLVLIAIAGSLLLEEKLHLGSIIGGGLIVCGLYLVLWGQSKEMKEKAELVSTTKASPTTELVEVVAQAQELNASLTDKQEQHQLQHQQM